Part of the Virgibacillus natechei genome is shown below.
TACTAAAATGCCTAATGCATCTTCCACACGACATAAGTCCGGCTGCTTGTCCATTTTATCTCCTCCATGGTATCTTTTTGTATACTATGCCACTTAAAAGTGCGTACTTCCTAATTAAATTAATATATTCTATAATAGCATTAAGTTGGATATTAGGAAACATGGCATTCGTTATAGGGGTTTTTTAAATAAAGTTTTATACCTCTATCTGCCAAGAAAGTAAATGAAAAATAGAATAAAGTATATAATGAAAGGTTGGTCAGTAAATGGAAAAATATCGTTTAGATCCAAGCAAAGGAATGGAGTTCGGGCTTTATACATTAGGTGATCATTTACCAGATCCTGGTACAGCAGAGCGGATTTCCCCGCAGCAACGTATTCGTGAGTTAATAGAATTAGCACAGCATGCTGAGCAGGCAGGTATCGATTTTTTTAGTGTAGGAGAAAGTCACCAAGAATATTTCGTAACGCAAGCACATTCGGTTGTTTTATCGGCAATAGCCCAGGCAACCGAAAAGATTAAAATCTCAAGCTCTTCTACGATTATCAGTACTTCGGATCCAGTGCGTGTGTACGAAGATTTTGCGACAATTGATTTAATTTCAGGAGGGCGTGCTGAAATTGTTGCTGGTCGTGCATCACGAGTAGGTCTCTATGATTTATTGGGCTATGATCTTCGTGATTACGAGGAATTATATGAAGAAAAATTTGATTTATTACGTAAAATTAATGAAGAGGAAGTGGTCAACTGGAGTGGACAATTCCGCCCAGCTCTAAATGATGCAAAAGTTCTTCCGCGCCCACTAAATGGTTCGCTCCCGATTTGGCGTGCAGTCGGTGGAACACCTGCTAGTGCGATCAAGGCGGGCTATGCTGGCGTTCCGATGTATATGGCTCATTTAGGTGGTCCGGTCAGTGTCTTTAAGCGAACGGTTGATGCTTATCGCGAAGCGGCCCAACAAAGCGGATTTGACCCATCTGAATTACCAGTTGCAACGGCAGGCTTTTTTTATGCGGCTGAGAGTTCTCAACAGGCTCTTAGAGAAATGTATCCCCATATTAATGAGGGGATGAAGCGAACGAATGGACAAGGCTTTCCAAAACAGAACTTTGCACAGGGGGCAGATCCGCGTAGTGTTATGAACATTGGTAGTCCACAGGAAATAATTGAAAAAATTCTTTACCAGCACGAACAATTCGGTCATCAACGGTATATCGCACAAATGGATTTCGGTGGGATGCCTTTTGATAAATTAATGAAAAATATTGAGCTGATTGGTAATGAAATTCTACCAGCAATTAAAAAATATACGGCAAAATAATTAGGAGTTGAATAAATAAATGAAGGTTGTCGGATTATCGGGTTCGAAAGTCGGTACGAAAACAAGAACGGCGCTGGACTACACCATTAAATCAGTTACTGAAAACTATCCAGCGACGCAAACGACATTAATTGATTTAGCAGATTTTGATATTCAATTCAGTGATGGTCGCAATTATCTAGAATATGAAGGCGATACAAAATATGTCTTGCAAAGCCTAATGGAAGCAGATGCCATTATTATGGGGACACCGATTTTTCAGGCGTCCATACCGGCCACATTGAAGAACATATTTGATTTACTTCCAGAGAACGCATTTCGCGATAAAGTTGTCAGCATGCTTGTAACAGCAGGCTCACCGAAGCATTATTTAATTGTGGAACAACAATTAAAACCTATCTTGGGTTATATGAAAGCGCAAATTGTTCAGACATATTTATTTATTGAGGAAAAGGATTTCCATCGAAAAGAAATCACAAATGATGATGTGTTATTCCGAATCGATCGATTGGTTGAGGATACCATTTTATTAACAGAAACATATAAGCAAATTCGTGAAGCCAAAGAAGCAGAATATGATTTTTAAAAGAAGGCTTGTGGCAAATTCGCCGCAAGCCTTCTTTTAGTAGTATAAATTTTCTTATTGCTCATTGGCTAATACGTTACCCCTCGAAAAAAACAACTATTTCTTCGTGTGATGCATGTTGGCTTAGTTTTACTTATCCTGGATGTTGTATGTGGGTTTTGGCTTTGACCACTTGTCGATAAGCCAAGTGGTCAAAAGTCAAGAATATCCGTTCGACAAATAACGGGAAGTGACAGGCACTTTCCGCGGTATTTATTCTATGTCTTCTTGTAAACGCTGAAAGCCTTCTTGATGAAGATAATCAGTCGCAGCGTTATAAGTTGCATAACTTCCGTCCAACATATCTCCTGCATAAATATTCCATGCATTAAAATCTAGATCATGAACTATTTTAAGGGTTTCATTTTCAGCATTCACCCATGTTTCTTCAAAAGGGTTTGATTCACGTAGAGACGTGATAGATTCTTTTATCACTTTACGAAGCTCTCGTTCTGTAAAATTTCGGATGTTGACCATCCCTTTAGAATCAATTGTGTAGTTATCATTTATCTGTTCAGCATATACAAATCCGTTTCCGTTTGGGTGCAGTCGATAGACCACAATTTTCTTGTCGAATACACTCTCTTCGAAATGGAAATTGATACGGCCAAGGGATATATCGTTTCGTTGTAATTCAGGAAAGGATTCAATAATAGTTAACTTCTCTTCAAATGTAAGCATGTTACCTCCATATAAACTGTTATTTAACGCTCCAAGCTATTGTACCACTTCCTGGGGGGTGCCTGTCACTTCCCGATATTTGTCGAGCGATTTTGCTTGCTTAGAAGAAGTTTTGTGGATGTGAGTATCTGCTACTTTCTATTTTTATTTGTGTATTTTCGCTTTGATTAAGTTTTACAGGTTTATTCATGTGGTAATAAGCAAGTATATTGTAAAAAGGGAGTGATCTTCTTAAAAACAGTGGAATACTTACTTTTTCAAATATAATTGGAGGGGTCTTTAATGAGTAAGAAAAGTAAAGGGGCGAGTAAAAGGGGATTAATAGATTACAAAATTTTTGTCCCATCTTTACTTATTATTATCGCAATCAGTATTCCTTTCTCCATGTATGAAGATGAGTCCTTTCATTTGTTGAATAGCATTTTTGCTCAGATTGTGGATCTATTTTCATGGGGTTACATATGGTATGCCATTATACTGGTTGCCGCAGGGTTGTATCTGTCATTCTCCAAGTACGGGGATGTTGTTTTAGGTGATCCGACAGAGAAGCCGAGGTTCACATTATTTGAATATTCCTCGATATTAATTGCAATGGGGCTAGGATCCACCATTATGCGGACAGGGATGACTGAATGGGCCAATATCGCAGTTGATCCGCCGTTTGGCGCGGAAGCTGGTTCGGCTGATGCATTATTATGGGGAAATGCATATAGCATGTTCATGTGGAGCTTCCAGGTGTTTGCCATCTTTGTTATGGCAGCACCCGCAATGGGTTATATTTTGCATGTTCGGAAGAAACCATTTATGCGAATATCCGAGGCATGTCGTGTTATTTTTGGAGATAAGTTTACGGATGGTCTAGGCGGCACGATACTGGATATTATCTTTCTAGTTAGCATACTCTCAGGTGCTGCTGTTACCTTAGGGTTGGGAACCCCTATTGTGACCTATAATTTAGCTGAAATATTCAACATCGAGATTACATTTGGCTTAACATTGATCGTGACCATTGTATGGGTATTTCTATTCTCCATCAGTGCTTATTTAGGAATAGAAAGAGGTATCAAACGATTAAGTACCTTTAATATGTACCTTGCTGGCGGGTTTGCTATATTCATCATGATAGTGGGGCCTGGTATATTCATCCTTAATTACTTTACAGACACTGTCGGCTTCCTGTTATCGAATTATGTCGATATATCCCTTTACACGAACGCTTTAGATATGGGTGGAACCACACATATGGAAAGCAATACTATATTTTGGTTTGCCTATAGCGCTACATGGGCTATGCTGCACAGTATATTTGCTGCAAAAATATCCCGGGGCAGGACCATAAGAGAAATGATATTAACATATTTATTAGCTCCCACGCTTATTTCTTGGGTAGCAACAGGGATACTTGGAGGTCTTGGTGTACACAGGTATCTAACTGGAGAAGTTTCTGTATTGGAGGTTGTACAGGAAGATGCTATGGCAGTCATACCAGAAATATTGAGTTCGTTGCCTTTTTCTACTATTGCACTTGTAGTCTTTGTTATCATTGCGATGATTTTCATGGTTACGACATTGGACTCGACAACGTATACAATTGCATCTTATACAGGTACCAAGAATATGAGTGTAGCAGAACCTTCCAAGCATCTGCGGTTAATTGTTGCAGCCATCATAACTGTACTTGCTCTGGCCTTGCTGAGAATAGGTGGTCTGGCTCCACTGGAAGTTCTTTCCGGGATCATGGGAATACCGATCATTGTTATCCAGTTCCTTACCATCTACGCTGCAAAGAAAATGATGGATGAGGATAAGGCATGGATAAATAATGTGAGGAATAAAAAAGAGAAGTAAGTAAGGTGCCCACTTCCCGATATTTGTCGAGCGGATGTTCTTGACTGTAAGAAAATGTTGTGATAAAAATAAAATTACTGCAGTTTTTTTGAGTACTGAGATCTTTTGAATTTAGTTTTTGGGTGTACAAACAGTAAAGTTATGTTAAACTAGCCACCAATTCAATTGTGTATGAGGAAAGGAGAATAATTTTGAGTAAAAAATGGTTATTAAGTTTATCATTTGCCGTACTGGTATTTGTAATGGTAGCATGCGGTGATGAAGACGAGACAGCTGAAGATAATAATGAAACAGAAGAACCTGAAATGGAAGAGCCTGCTGAACAGCCAGAAATGCCTGAGCCTGATTTAGAAGGTGTTCCTGATGTTGTTGCAGAGGTAAATGGAGAAGAAATACCAAGAGATGAATTTGAAGCTACTTACCAAGGGCAGTTTCAGCAAGCAATGATGCAAGCACAAATGTCAGGTCAAGAGATTGACCAGGATCAATTAAAAGAACAGGTTGCTGAAAGCATGATTGGAACAGAACTTCTTGTGCAAGAAGCTGACAACGCAGGTTTTGACGCGTCAGAAGAAGAGATGGATGAGACACTAGATGAATTAATAGAAATGAATCAGCTTGAATCCAGAGAAGAATTCATGTCTGCTATGGAACAACAAGGTATGGGTGAAGAAGAAGTGATGGATCAGGTAGAATTGCAAGTAAAATTAGATAAGCTTATTACTAGCGAGGCTGGTGACACGGAACCAACGGAAGAAGAGGTAGAAGAATTTTATGAACAGTTTGCAGCCCAACAAGAGGAAATGGGTGGAGCAGAAGGTGAAGAAGTAGAAGTCCCATCTTTTGATGAACTCAAACCAGAACTTGAACAAGAATTAAGGAACCAAAAAGAAGGGGAAGCATCTCAAGTACTTGTTGAGAACCTTCGTGAAGAGGCAGACGTCACGAATCACTTGTAAGGAGGTGCTTGTAAGGAGGTGCCTGTCACTTCCCGTTATTTGTCGAATGAATGGTATTAAATAAGAGGAGTCTTGTGGATGAAATTCTACAAGGCTCTTTTTTTTGTTACGTTTACTTTATTATTGCTGCATTCTCAGCATTTTAATATGCAGGTCCTGTTTTTTAGCAGGAAACTGTCCCTCCTTTGTTGAATAGATTAATTGTAAATAGGTTTATTAAAATGGAAGTTTTTTTGCAATTGAAGCTAAGATCATTCATGGAAGAATATGACTGTTTATTCATTAAAAACCAACCCAAAATTTATTAAGTCGTGTCGCAATGTTTCTGGATAAGTCGGAAATACTAATGATGAAAGCCTTAAGTTACTTATAGGGAGACATCATTATGAAAAAAGGAATTATTGCTGTCATTGTTTATGGAACCATTTTATTCATTGCTTTTTTGTATCGTGAACCTTTGTTGACTTGGCTAGATGAAAGTGATTTATCGCAACTTCCATTTATGTTTTTTTTAGCCATTTTTTTTGGCGTTATCCCTGTTATTCCTTTTAGTGTCTTTGCTGGAATAATGGGGGCGAAATATGGAGTTTGGATTGGTGCAATTATTAATTGGACAGGATCAATTGGGGCCTCCGCTATTTTCTTCTTGCTTGCCCGTTACTTTTTTGTCCGTCAATTCCAACGATTTATTTCAAGGTATAAAAAGGTTAAGAAATTTGATTATATTATTAGTCAAAATGCGTTCATAGCGGTCTTATTTAGTCGGATGATTCCAATTGTACCTCCGCCTGTAATAAATATTTATTCTGGGTTAAGTACTATGTTATTCAGTACTTATATGGCTGCAACAGCTCTCGGCCAAATTCCTGGTATGATTGTGTATGCCTACTTAGGAAACCAATTATTTACTTCGTTTCAATTCTTTTTTTTAGGTATCTCTATTTATTTAGGATACGTGCTCCTTGTGATCCTTATCTATCGATGGTGGTATAAAAGGTTTTAGGGATGATACTTGTAAAACAAAACAAATAAAAGAAATCACTTCCTATTTAATTGAATCTACCCTACCTAATCCAATAACCATTCCCCTCCCATCACTTATATGAGACAGCCACAAGCACAGTTCTTGTTTTCAATATATACCAAATATCCTGAGGCTCATTATGCAAAATCAGTTAGTATTGAGTTTTAAAATTTAGCTTCCAGTCCTTTGCAATGAACCTTTTATTTTCCAACTTTTTGGACATCCTAATAGTGGGTGAATAAAATGAAGGCGAATGAAAATGATTATAATAAATACAGTGAGGCAATCGACCGCATTCAAGAAGGAAATGAGACGATGATAGAATTGTTCAATGAACTTGAAGGCGATGATCCGATGATAAAGTTTGATAATGGGGTTATGGAAACTATTGAACGTGCAAAGAAAAAATACGGCGATGATATGGTTGATAAAAAATTGAATAATGTTGTACGGGAAATGCTTTCATGGCTAGATTTAGAAGATGTTGATATCGATTTAGAGGAAGGGGAAAAAGAGGATGACCAATCGTAAATAAATAGGCATATTTTTTTCACTTGAAAAGGAACTGAAGTTCGTATATAATTAAATTAGAACAAATGTTTCGATCATAAGGAGGTCTAGAAAATGAAAGGTTTGCTAACTCGTTCTGTTGAAAGCAAAGAAAAAATGGTGATCTTCTATATCGATAGTAGGGGTCAGGTTACCCAGCGCTATATTCGAGTGCTACAGGTGAACGATGGATTAATCCTTGCTTATTGTTATTATCGTAAGGAGGTAAGAGTGTTTAAGTTAGATAATATTCTTTCAGCTGGACCGATCAAAAAACGAGTGGGGGCGTAATAATGAATGATCGCGGTACGATGAAATGGACGTCTTTAATGTTGCCTGAGCATATTGCATTATTAAATGATATGTGGGAAGAGGGGAAACATCAAGAAAATCCGATTCTCGATGAACAAAAATTAATGGAAATCAACTCGCAACTACAACGAGCCATTCATAATGACTTAACGATTGAGGTTAAACATAATGCGGGACGTGATTATCTTACTAAAAAAGGTAAACTACATAAAGTTGATAACGTTAGTTTACAACTGGATGATCACACAGAAATCAAATTGGATAATGTGCTCGATGTGTATATAGATTAATCCCTTCATGATCCATTTTATTAAATAGTATATAGTAAAGATAAAGAAGGCAAGCCTCTTATTCAGGCTTGCCTTCTTTATAGGGTGCGGAGTTAGTTTATCCGCGTCTTCCACCTCTACCGCCACGTTTGGTTTCGGTGCTGCGTTTTAATGTAGATAAATTTTCTTCACTAGTCTTTAAAAAGTTAGCCATTTTATCTTCAAAAGATTCTTTCTTAAAATTATTTCTTGAACGATTATCTTTGGAGTTCCTATTGTCTCTCCCTTGCCGCTCTTGGCGTTTTGCCTCTGGCGGTTTATCTATTGCTTTTTTGATCGATAAAGCTATTTTTCCCTCTTTTTCACTTATGATTTTTACTTCAACTTGGTCACCCTTTGTAAGATGATCATTTACATCTTTTACATAGCTATCAGCTACCTCACTGATGTGCACAAGTCCTGTTGTGCCGCCTGGCATTTCCACAAACGCTCCAAAATTAGTGATGCCTGTTACTTTACCTTGTACCTTGCTTCCTACTTCAATTGCCAAAGAAGTTCCCCCTCAATAGTGATAAACCACTTTATTATAGCAAATTAGAAGTAGATTATCAATGGTATAAATTTTTAAGTTTACCGATTTTACTGCAGTTTAACGGGAAAGTAAACCCCACCATAAAATGGAATTAGGATAAAAATTTTAGGTGTGGATAACTGCTCGTAAGCATTAATAATCTTTTAGAAAGCAGCAATTCAAAAAATGGGCATTGACACTATATTAACTAATCGTTATTATGAATAAAGTAATTCCGATAATTTTTATCAGAAAAGGGTGATTTTGAAATGGGGACATCAACAACTATAGTTCAACCTATAAATGAAGTAGAAGATCCGGTGGAAAAAAGACCAGATTTAAATAACCCGCAAATGCCACTAATAATTGGTGGATTAATTGTTGGGGCGATATTGATGATTTATCTAATGTTTACGCAAGATATGGTTCAGCCTTTGCTACTTGTAATCGGCTTGTTACTTGGATACACATTATTCCATGCACGTTTTGGGTTTACATCGGCATTTCGTAGGCTTGCGTCTGTCGGAAATGGGCAAGCGGTACGTTCGCACATGTTAATGTTAGCAGTTGCAGTTACGTTATTTGCTCCAATCCTAGCATTTGGTTTTTCATTCTTTGGAGGAGAGGTTGCCGGTTATGTATCACCAATTGGTGTGAGTCTGGTAGTGGGGGCCTTTATGTTTGGAATAGGAATGCAACTTGGAGGTGGCTGTGCTTCTGGTACGCTTTTTGCGGTCGGATCAGGACGAACTGTCATGTTTATAACGCTATTATTCTTTATTGTTGGTTCCGTAATAGGGGCTAGGCATCTACCATTCTGGACGGAAGATTTACCAGCATTTGAACCTGTTTCTCTAGCAACCACTACTGGATTTGGTTATGGTGGTGCTTGGGTACTATCCATTGCATTGTTCGGTTTAATTACCTGGATTACTTTAGTAGTAGAGAAAAAGAAAAAGCCACCCAAAATGGCTGCTGTACCTTCAGCAACAGGTTGGAAGAGGATTTTTCGCGGATCTTGGCCACTGTTCGCAGCAGCAATTGTATTAGCTGTTCTTAATGCTTTAACGTTAATGGTGCGCGGTGAGCCTTGGGGTGTTACATCAGCCTTTGCGTTGTGGGGATCAAAAGTAGCACAGTTCATCGGAATCGATGTAGCGAGCTGGGGATATTGGCAAGGTGAAAATGCAGCAGTATTAGAAGCATCCATCTTCACTGACTCAACAACCGTATTGAACTTGGGAGTTATCCTTGGTGCATTTCTGGCATCAGCAGCAGGCGGACTTTTTAAGTTTACGAATATCAACCTAAAAAATGTAGCAGCTGCTGTTATTGGAGGGGTGCTCATGGGGTATGGTGCCCGCCTTGCATTTGGTTGTAATATCGGCGCATACTTCGGTGGTATTGCATCCTTTAGTTTACATGGATATCTTTGGGGAATCCTGGCATTAGCTGGAACCTTTTTAGCACTATACCTAAGGCCGCTCTTTGGATTATCGGTGCCAAAATCAAAAGATTCATTCTGTTAACGAATGAAAAACTCATCACCATGCGAAGAACGTGCATGGTGATTTTTATGCTATAAATGCGGTTTAGGTGTCAAATTCACTATCGACTTGTCTATAATTTCCAGTATAATGAACATAGTCAGCTTTTGTATATGTTATTCTTGTAAGAGGATCCTATATATAAGTCGTATAATTTGAAGAAGTGAGGGTCCTTAATGAGTGAAGCAAGTTTTGAGGAGTATAAAATAAGTGATGAAATAAAAAGAGCACTTGACGTGTTGAAATATAAAACACCTACAGAGGTGCAACGCGAAGTAATACCACGGGCGATGGAGCGTGAAGACCTTGTCGTGAAATCTCAAACAGGAACTGGGAAGACTGCATCCTTTGCGATACCTATTAGTGAAATGATGGAATGGGAAGAAAAAAAGCCGCAAACTTTGGTACTTACTCCAACTAGAGAGCTCGCTGTTCAAGTGCGAGAAGATTTCACGAACATTGGTCGGTTTAAACGGATCAAAGCTACAGCGGTGTATGGCAAAGACCCTTTTGCAAAACAAAAGGAGGAATTGAAACAAAAAACACATGTAGTCGTTGGTACTCCTGGACGTGTGCAGGATCATATTGATAGAGAAACATTGAATTTGGATGAGGTAAAGTATCTTGTTATAGATGAAGCAGATGAAATGCTTAATATGGGGTTTATTAAGGAAGTAGAAACGATAATAAATGAACTTCCGTCAAACAGAATTACGATGGTATTCTCAGCTACTTTACCTAAAGATGTTGAAAATCTCTGCCACAAATACATGAAAAATCCCTCTCCTATTGAAATTGCTGCTACTGGGATAACAACAAATACAATTAAACATCGTTTAGTCGAAGCAAAGGAAGAAGCGAAAATTTCACTTCTAAAAGACGTAACGGTTGTTGAAAACCCAGATAGCTGCATTATTTTTTGCAGAACCAAGAATCACGTGGATATATTATATAGCGAATTAGAGGATTCTGGTTACCCTTGCGAAAAATTGCATGGTGGATTAGAGCAAGAGGATAGATTTTCGGTGATGGATGGTTTCAAAACAGGGAATTTCCGTTATCTCATCGCAACAGATGTTGCTGCTAGAGGAATTGATATTGATAACGTGACGCTTATCATCAACTATGATGTTCCTGTAGAAAAAGAGAGTTATGTTCACCGAACGGGAAGAACTGGGCGTGTCGGTAATGAGGGGAAAGCCATTACCTTTGCGACAACCTCTGAAGCAAAATATGTAAAAGCAATTGAAAGATACATCGGCTTTGACATTCCATTAGTGGAAGCTCCTGGTCGTCAGGAAGTTGCTCGTGAAAAAGCAGCGTTTGAAGAGAAAATCAAGGGACGTCGCGTTGTTAAGAATAATAAAACGGAACGAATCAATAAAAATATTACGAAACTCCACTTTGGTGGAGGAAAAAAGAAGAAGATTCGAGCGGTCGATTTTGTGGGAACGATAGCGAATATTCCAGGTGTAACAGCAGATGACATCGGGATTATTGATATCCACGACACGTTCTCCTATGTGGACATATTAAATGGCAAGGGATCCGTCGTTTTACAGGCAATGGAGGATACCACAATCAAAGGGAAGAAACTAAAAGTTAGTCAAGCGATTAAGTAGGGGAAAAGGACGATTATGCGCGTCATATTCGTCCCTTATTTAATTTATAATTGAAAAAAGAGTTGAAAAGGAGTTCATATACGAAATGAAATATTTAAAATCCCAAATGAATAAGTTGGTCAAAGATAATAATGAATTGCAAAAGAAACTAAAGGAAATGATGGCTGAGCATGACCTTGAGAAGGAATATGCCCTGAAAGCACTATATCACGCAGAAGTAGCTGATGGTGGAAAGTATCAAGCAGCATATCGAGAATTAGACTCGCCCAAGAAGTGAGTTCCATAGCTATTTACTTCTCCGAAACTTAAGGTGGATTTTTCACCTTGATTTTGGTTTGAACTCTTTCAGTGTTTGTTTAATAAAGAAAAGCATAACATGCCAAAAAAGCCTTGCATCTGTGATGACAAGACTCTTAAAAACGACTTAAGAATAAATCTATAATTGTTCCCAGCGCGCTCTATCAACCCCAAATAACATCCATGGTGACGGCAACTCGAATGGATGATGATGGGGGAGAGAATGTGCTTCCTCCTTAGTTAGATCCATCCAGATGTAGGTATCATCTCCAGTTTCTTTCTTTAATTTGTGATAATCATTTGAAATTGTTTCCCATAATCCTTTTTGTGAAGCGAAATCATTCCATGGATAGACTGCATGCAAGTAATGGTTTTTCTTTTGGTCATTCTTTGTGATAACAAAGCGCGTTTTATCATCATTTTCATAGAACGACCATTTCTTTAGATCCTCTTCTTGAAATAAATTCGTTGCACCTGGAAAAGGATAATAACATTCATACGGGAAGATCGCTGCTGTTTTTACATACGTTTGTTCAACCCAGTCCTTTTTCTTTTGTAGATCGGTAATAGAATTCCAAGGCTTTGCACCAGACTCGAGGGAGGAGGTATCCTTTGTTGTAGCATTATGTAATGTTACGTAATTGGTTAACCTGTTTTTCTCCATCACACGTTGTGCCGATCTATTATGTTCTTCTGTGTTTGCCCCTACCCATTGAATATCATTTTGCTGAAAAGCTGTGTGTATCATATGAGACATCAAGGATGTTGAAAAACCGTTCCCCTTATATCGGCGATCACTTCTAAGTCTCCCTAACATTGCATAATTTTTTGCGTAAACAGTGTATCCACCCATACTGACGAGCTGGCCTTCCTGGAATACGCCAAATAAGCAATTAGGTTCTACCACAAGTCGTTCAAATATGTTCTTTACATAATCGTCTTCAATCCCAGTGTCCAAAGCTTCTACTTGAGGGTAGTCATCGTATTGTAAAAGCCGAATCGTAATAGTTGTATCCATATGTAACTCACTCCCCGACAAATATTTATTTTTACACCATGTC
Proteins encoded:
- a CDS encoding GNAT family N-acetyltransferase; the encoded protein is MDTTITIRLLQYDDYPQVEALDTGIEDDYVKNIFERLVVEPNCLFGVFQEGQLVSMGGYTVYAKNYAMLGRLRSDRRYKGNGFSTSLMSHMIHTAFQQNDIQWVGANTEEHNRSAQRVMEKNRLTNYVTLHNATTKDTSSLESGAKPWNSITDLQKKKDWVEQTYVKTAAIFPYECYYPFPGATNLFQEEDLKKWSFYENDDKTRFVITKNDQKKNHYLHAVYPWNDFASQKGLWETISNDYHKLKKETGDDTYIWMDLTKEEAHSLPHHHPFELPSPWMLFGVDRARWEQL